From Fibrobacter sp. UWEL, a single genomic window includes:
- the folP gene encoding dihydropteroate synthase, which yields MLNQLLSKSRALPWKIGDQVESCIPTPLIMGIVNVTPDSFFDGGQHNTLEAAYQHSLKLLDEGARILDIGGESSRPGSKPVPVDEELERVCPLVERLAPLAKERDFYISIDTVKSKVALETMKLGAHIINDISALTMDPNMAQTVADTGAAVVLNHIRGNFGTMQQDFKPYENVVKEVHDELMDQVLKLLALGVDPQKICLDPGIGFGKTPQDNVDLMKSVEDFLTDGYPVLIGSSRKSYIGKMKGLENSDRLIPTVTAGIVAALGGASCIRVHDVKEAKESMLYLEAMSNGSI from the coding sequence ATGTTGAATCAGTTGCTATCCAAGTCACGCGCCCTGCCCTGGAAGATTGGCGACCAGGTGGAATCCTGCATTCCGACCCCGCTAATCATGGGCATCGTAAACGTTACTCCGGATAGTTTCTTTGACGGCGGTCAACACAACACCCTGGAGGCCGCCTACCAGCATTCCCTAAAGCTTCTGGACGAAGGCGCCCGCATTCTGGACATTGGCGGCGAAAGCAGTCGTCCCGGAAGCAAGCCCGTTCCCGTAGATGAAGAACTGGAACGCGTTTGCCCGCTGGTGGAACGCCTTGCCCCTCTGGCAAAGGAACGTGACTTTTACATTTCCATCGATACCGTAAAGTCCAAGGTAGCTCTGGAAACCATGAAGCTTGGCGCTCACATCATCAACGACATTAGCGCCTTGACCATGGATCCTAACATGGCTCAGACAGTAGCGGATACAGGGGCAGCCGTTGTGCTGAACCACATTCGCGGAAACTTCGGCACCATGCAGCAGGACTTCAAGCCCTACGAAAACGTGGTGAAGGAAGTTCACGACGAACTGATGGACCAGGTGCTGAAGCTCTTGGCTCTGGGCGTAGACCCTCAAAAGATTTGTCTTGATCCGGGTATTGGATTCGGAAAGACCCCGCAGGATAACGTGGACCTGATGAAATCCGTGGAAGATTTCCTGACGGATGGTTACCCCGTCCTGATCGGATCTTCCAGAAAGTCCTACATCGGCAAGATGAAGGGGCTTGAAAATAGCGACCGCCTGATTCCTACCGTGACCGCAGGCATTGTTGCAGCCCTTGGTGGCGCAAGCTGCATTCGCGTTCACGACGTGAAGGAAGCAAAAGAATCTATGCTTTATCTGGAGGCCATGAGTAATGGTTCTATTTAA
- the cdaA gene encoding diadenylate cyclase CdaA: protein MVLFKLFDIIDVRMADILDVLLVSIIVYYIFLLFRGTRAAQMLFGGLLLILVWFIAQWWELHTIAWIISNLATLGIVAIVILFQPEIRSALTRIGQAASKLDFKTIFFHSSGLDEITKTITVAVQDLAKTKTGALIVLEKRVGLKNYADTGEILNAEISSRLLRALFFPNSALHDGAVIVNSKRIVAAGCILPMPTGNAEKEAGYGMRHRAAKALAAECDALVIVVSEETGFISIAYRNTLRRNISVQELKHEIIRHWGELFNDVRDQKTDGAAEQAE from the coding sequence ATGGTTCTATTTAAGCTATTCGATATTATTGACGTCCGTATGGCAGACATCCTGGATGTGCTGCTGGTCTCCATCATCGTCTACTACATCTTCTTGCTGTTCCGAGGAACTCGTGCTGCACAGATGTTGTTCGGCGGCCTGTTACTGATCCTCGTGTGGTTCATTGCCCAATGGTGGGAACTGCATACCATCGCCTGGATTATCAGCAACCTTGCAACCCTAGGTATTGTAGCCATCGTGATTTTGTTCCAGCCGGAAATTCGAAGTGCACTGACTCGAATTGGCCAGGCAGCCAGTAAGCTGGATTTCAAGACCATCTTCTTCCATTCCAGCGGTCTGGACGAAATCACCAAGACCATTACCGTTGCCGTACAGGATTTGGCAAAGACAAAGACTGGTGCATTGATCGTTCTTGAAAAGCGAGTGGGCCTGAAGAACTATGCCGACACCGGTGAAATTCTCAACGCAGAAATCAGCTCCAGACTTCTCCGCGCCTTGTTCTTCCCCAACTCCGCCCTTCATGACGGCGCAGTCATTGTCAACAGCAAGCGCATTGTTGCTGCAGGCTGTATCTTGCCTATGCCTACCGGCAACGCCGAAAAGGAAGCGGGTTATGGTATGCGCCACCGCGCAGCAAAGGCCTTGGCCGCAGAATGTGATGCGCTTGTGATTGTTGTTTCCGAAGAAACCGGTTTCATCTCTATCGCCTATCGAAACACTCTGAGACGCAATATTAGCGTTCAGGAATTGAAGCACGAAATTATCCGTCACTGGGGTGAACTGTTCAACGATGTCCGTGATCAAAAGACCGACGGTGCAGCAGAACAGGCAGAATAA